In one window of Bdellovibrio bacteriovorus W DNA:
- a CDS encoding hypothetical protein (COG1472 Beta-glucosidase-related glycosidases): protein MSIKDIIGQHIFIGLSGHALTNDEKKFIIKNNIGGICLFGRNVDSPEQVRELCAEIQDLRHQQADKAPLFIGIDMEGGRVHRLKAPFTKWPALKYLGDLDAPTVSYNFANAMGKELRAVGINLDFAPCVDIFTNPSNTVIGDRSLSSDPELVAKHASALVRGYIKADIITCAKHFPGHGNTLVDSHEDLPIENLDLQTLDNRELIPFKRAFKSRVDMVMTSHIKFPKIDPDWPVTLSEKFVTDILRNELRYRGLIISDDLGMKAMTAHYGLEEVPVRALKAGVDLLLYCNDPDVPPQALEAILSATAQGSLSSDTLSASRQRILEFKSQKIKNPDPLALDEVKAIVGSEEHLALADAISKGITPEGLIEA, encoded by the coding sequence ATGAGCATTAAAGATATTATCGGACAGCATATTTTCATTGGCCTTTCGGGCCATGCTTTAACAAATGATGAAAAGAAATTTATCATCAAAAATAATATCGGTGGTATCTGTCTCTTTGGCAGAAACGTTGATAGCCCAGAACAAGTTCGCGAACTCTGTGCTGAAATTCAAGATCTTCGCCATCAACAAGCAGATAAAGCTCCTCTTTTTATCGGTATCGACATGGAGGGTGGCAGAGTTCATCGCTTAAAAGCCCCATTCACTAAATGGCCAGCACTCAAATATTTGGGCGACCTCGATGCACCGACTGTTTCCTACAACTTTGCCAATGCCATGGGAAAAGAGCTTCGCGCGGTCGGCATTAATTTAGACTTCGCACCTTGCGTAGACATCTTTACCAACCCCAGCAATACCGTCATTGGCGATCGCTCTTTGAGTAGTGACCCTGAGTTGGTTGCTAAGCACGCTTCCGCCCTTGTACGTGGGTACATCAAAGCCGATATCATTACCTGCGCCAAGCACTTCCCTGGCCATGGAAATACTTTGGTGGACAGCCATGAAGATTTGCCTATTGAAAATTTAGACCTTCAAACTTTAGACAATCGCGAGCTTATTCCATTTAAAAGGGCCTTCAAATCTCGCGTAGATATGGTGATGACCTCGCACATTAAGTTTCCAAAAATTGATCCAGATTGGCCAGTCACGCTCTCTGAGAAATTCGTAACAGATATTTTACGCAATGAACTTCGCTATCGCGGTCTCATTATCAGTGACGACCTTGGAATGAAAGCGATGACAGCTCACTATGGTCTTGAAGAAGTTCCTGTGCGCGCACTCAAGGCTGGCGTAGATCTTCTCCTCTATTGCAACGATCCCGATGTTCCGCCTCAAGCCCTAGAAGCTATTCTCTCGGCGACAGCCCAAGGAAGCTTAAGCTCTGATACTCTCTCGGCCTCTCGTCAGCGCATTCTTGAGTTCAAGAGTCAGAAAATAAAGAATCCAGACCCTCTTGCGCTTGATGAAGTTAAAGCCATCGTCGGAAGTGAGGAACACCTTGCTCTTGCTGATGCTATTTCGAAGGGAATCACACCTGAGGGCCTCATTGAGGCTTAG
- a CDS encoding hypothetical protein (COG0810 Periplasmic protein TonB, links inner and outer membranes): MSLLDLDKSKQLSLFDANLNSASKGDDVQLPPIKKTKSNAPSFLTLSATVHALCFLMISALSIPLITKEAPELIQFELEEPLQSAFPSLGENVPATQGSASAATSESPSQPAPEESLPEKSLPPKVAATPKAALPITQSPPFAAMPETAQAVQQVATQEPLKLPELETPELDGLKEAQTLTATPVASRISHENIENGLEQDLMNQAPPQEMPAAFALEQENSELESMQAIQDLQARENAEIANLKASAQQSAESAALAQKVASTANSSGAIAGEGQGNNGENKPSKVLAGTPTGVRSLDQLRQMPNNPKPYYDREERRRGDQGTVKFVAFINKLGKPENFKLIQSSGYANLDQKTLAALKNWRFHPGQEGWVELPFKWDLQGGVQEDGGFLRRVGSR; the protein is encoded by the coding sequence ATGTCTTTGCTCGATTTAGATAAAAGCAAACAACTCAGTCTCTTTGATGCGAACTTAAATTCGGCATCTAAGGGCGACGATGTGCAATTGCCACCAATTAAGAAAACTAAAAGCAATGCCCCAAGCTTCCTCACTCTATCGGCAACGGTTCATGCTCTTTGCTTTTTAATGATTTCTGCTCTTTCTATTCCTCTCATCACAAAAGAGGCGCCTGAACTTATACAGTTCGAATTAGAAGAGCCTCTTCAGAGTGCGTTTCCATCCTTAGGAGAGAATGTCCCTGCCACCCAAGGTAGCGCTTCGGCAGCGACAAGCGAATCTCCATCTCAACCTGCTCCGGAGGAGTCATTGCCAGAAAAATCTTTGCCTCCAAAGGTCGCAGCAACTCCTAAAGCAGCTCTGCCTATAACTCAGTCTCCTCCCTTTGCCGCTATGCCTGAAACCGCACAAGCAGTACAACAAGTTGCTACTCAAGAACCCCTCAAACTTCCCGAACTTGAAACGCCCGAACTCGATGGATTGAAAGAGGCGCAAACACTGACAGCCACTCCGGTTGCTTCACGTATTTCTCACGAAAATATTGAAAATGGACTTGAACAAGATTTAATGAATCAAGCACCACCTCAAGAAATGCCGGCGGCTTTTGCTTTAGAACAAGAAAATTCAGAGCTCGAAAGCATGCAAGCCATTCAAGATCTACAAGCTCGTGAAAATGCCGAGATTGCGAACTTAAAAGCGAGTGCACAACAGTCTGCTGAAAGCGCTGCACTAGCACAGAAAGTAGCATCTACCGCAAATAGCTCAGGCGCAATCGCTGGAGAAGGACAGGGGAATAATGGGGAAAATAAGCCTTCTAAGGTATTAGCGGGAACACCCACTGGAGTGCGCAGCCTCGATCAACTTCGACAAATGCCAAACAATCCTAAGCCCTACTATGACCGTGAAGAACGTCGCCGAGGGGACCAAGGAACTGTGAAATTTGTGGCTTTCATCAATAAACTGGGGAAACCAGAAAATTTTAAGCTCATTCAATCATCAGGATATGCAAATTTAGATCAAAAAACCCTGGCTGCTCTGAAGAACTGGCGCTTTCATCCGGGACAAGAAGGCTGGGTAGAATTACCGTTTAAGTGGGATCTCCAAGGTGGAGTTCAAGAAGACGGCGGTTTTTTACGTCGCGTTGGCTCTCGCTAA
- a CDS encoding metalloendopeptidase-like membrane protein (COG0739 Membrane proteins related to metalloendopeptidases) translates to MNFHLAVIVSAFLAFTSYQPTFASANNFTAKEIRSGDNLIKILREHGFTTPEREVVISSHKGLRNIFLTLDMKYLVRKNGSNIELRIHDSQTNESFKITKSNGRVLAGTYKPQFSTRLHKVEGKVYGSLLGSILGKIKSNWVASRFMDAYVFDMKNSRDVSRGAKFWLVVEKHYEAGQFIRYGEVTKTSLEIRGNPVEKKFVRYKKGGVFFSSRDLLEDRPLYAPVEYLKIASRFKPNRMHPITGKRQAHLGVDFELPTGDPVFASHSGKVLRHGYNRAAGNYVVIRHRNGMESYYNHLHRIDSKVKRGMNIRAGQVLGQIGCTGYCTRPHLHFAIKRKGQMVDPLKYIKSFPPQMERTLESKIARN, encoded by the coding sequence ATGAATTTTCACCTCGCAGTTATTGTGAGTGCGTTTTTAGCATTCACATCCTACCAACCCACCTTCGCAAGTGCCAATAATTTTACAGCGAAAGAGATTCGCAGCGGCGATAACCTCATTAAAATTTTACGCGAACATGGCTTTACCACACCTGAAAGAGAAGTCGTCATCTCTAGTCACAAGGGACTGCGCAACATCTTTCTCACATTGGACATGAAATATCTTGTAAGAAAAAATGGCAGTAACATCGAGCTGCGAATTCATGATTCCCAAACAAATGAGTCTTTTAAAATTACAAAATCTAATGGCCGCGTGCTCGCCGGAACTTACAAACCACAATTCAGCACGCGCCTTCATAAAGTGGAAGGGAAGGTCTACGGTTCTCTACTAGGAAGTATTTTAGGAAAAATTAAAAGTAATTGGGTAGCTTCACGTTTTATGGACGCCTATGTCTTTGACATGAAAAACTCAAGAGATGTCAGCCGGGGCGCGAAGTTTTGGCTCGTCGTTGAAAAGCACTATGAAGCAGGACAATTTATTAGATACGGAGAAGTGACAAAAACCTCCCTTGAAATTCGTGGTAATCCCGTAGAAAAGAAGTTTGTTCGCTATAAAAAAGGCGGCGTCTTCTTTAGCTCAAGAGATCTTCTAGAGGATCGCCCCCTCTATGCTCCAGTTGAGTATCTTAAAATTGCCAGTCGCTTTAAGCCAAACCGAATGCATCCAATTACTGGAAAAAGACAGGCACACTTAGGAGTTGATTTCGAACTTCCAACTGGCGATCCCGTTTTTGCTTCCCATTCCGGAAAAGTCCTGCGTCACGGTTACAATCGTGCAGCTGGTAACTATGTCGTCATTCGCCATCGTAACGGAATGGAAAGTTACTATAATCATCTTCACCGGATTGATTCAAAAGTTAAGCGGGGAATGAATATTCGCGCTGGTCAAGTCTTAGGTCAAATTGGCTGCACTGGCTATTGCACCCGTCCCCATCTCCATTTTGCAATCAAAAGAAAAGGACAAATGGTAGATCCACTGAAGTATATCAAATCGTTCCCTCCACAAATGGAGAGAACTCTAGAATCTAAAATTGCGCGTAATTAG
- a CDS encoding UTP-glucose-1-phosphate uridylyltransferase (COG1210 UDP-glucose pyrophosphorylase) has translation MKKVKKAIIPAAGLGTRFLPATKTVPKEMLTIVDAPIILYVVEEAVEAGIEDIVLIAGRGKHAIEDFFDTSYELEDKLAKDGKEDLLERVTRVRNKANIISIRQKQALGLGHAVLSGLPVIGKEPFAVLLGDEITIGFDGEPNVTHQLTRAFEESGVSTVSVMKVDEKDVSKYGIAEVEENSSGSFKVTSLIEKPKPSQTKSRWALPGRYVFDNSIMDILSTASPTLNGEIQLTDSMKVLCQDKGLNAMTFSAHRFDAGDKLGYLQANIELALRSPSLNAELKDYILNLAARLK, from the coding sequence ATGAAAAAAGTTAAAAAGGCCATTATTCCAGCCGCTGGATTGGGAACGCGCTTTCTACCAGCCACTAAGACTGTCCCTAAAGAGATGCTCACGATTGTGGACGCTCCTATTATTCTTTATGTTGTCGAAGAAGCTGTTGAAGCTGGAATCGAAGATATCGTTCTTATTGCGGGTCGCGGTAAGCATGCCATTGAAGATTTTTTTGATACTTCTTATGAATTAGAAGACAAGCTTGCAAAAGATGGTAAAGAAGATCTCCTCGAGCGAGTTACACGAGTCAGGAATAAAGCCAACATCATCAGTATTCGCCAAAAGCAAGCCCTAGGTCTGGGGCACGCTGTTCTAAGTGGCCTCCCAGTGATCGGAAAAGAGCCTTTTGCTGTTCTTCTTGGGGATGAGATTACCATCGGCTTTGATGGTGAGCCCAATGTCACACATCAATTAACTCGTGCCTTTGAAGAAAGTGGAGTTTCCACCGTTTCTGTCATGAAAGTTGATGAAAAGGATGTCTCGAAATACGGAATCGCTGAAGTTGAAGAAAATAGCTCAGGCTCATTTAAAGTCACATCGCTGATTGAGAAACCGAAACCTTCACAGACGAAAAGTCGCTGGGCGCTGCCAGGTCGGTACGTCTTTGATAATAGCATCATGGATATTCTCTCCACAGCTTCTCCGACTCTAAATGGAGAAATTCAACTCACGGATAGCATGAAAGTGTTGTGCCAAGATAAAGGTCTAAATGCGATGACCTTTTCTGCCCATCGCTTTGATGCTGGTGATAAGCTAGGCTATCTGCAAGCGAATATTGAGCTCGCCCTTCGCTCTCCGTCGTTAAATGCAGAGCTAAAGGACTATATTTTAAATTTAGCAGCTCGTTTGAAATAG
- a CDS encoding hypothetical protein (COG1271 Cytochrome bd-type quinol oxidase, subunit 1): MKIATIASVLLLFGPLASAYILPTRTILQKTVEHSGAGIYAIEQEVQFSNGDDNLLLKETWLIDGEKMRLTVTGGKELQNSFKIQFVYSAGQRHSLVGNQKKAEKISEDFIEKYLNFRNSDSLANNLVHQKILPTAALVKKAPAKTAAEFKYEPEPWVRLSRTGGVVNYAFGVATPVDQELNYPGLWIEQDEFVIRKIRFPNQAEMSAQNYSQFARGLQYPRQRTVRWGNNTVNIRLISASARPATSANLLAPASLDTNTVVDGIQSAPARNTVMEFYSRFR; this comes from the coding sequence ATGAAAATTGCAACGATTGCATCAGTACTTCTATTATTTGGCCCACTTGCTTCAGCCTATATTTTGCCGACGCGTACAATATTGCAAAAAACAGTAGAGCATTCTGGAGCTGGAATTTACGCCATTGAGCAAGAAGTGCAATTTTCAAACGGCGACGATAATCTACTTCTTAAGGAGACATGGCTTATTGATGGTGAAAAAATGCGCCTCACCGTTACTGGCGGAAAAGAGTTGCAGAATTCTTTCAAAATTCAATTTGTATACTCTGCAGGGCAGCGCCACAGCCTTGTTGGTAACCAAAAGAAAGCTGAAAAAATTTCTGAAGACTTTATCGAAAAATATCTGAACTTTAGAAATTCTGACTCCTTAGCAAATAACCTTGTTCACCAAAAAATTCTACCCACGGCTGCTCTGGTAAAAAAAGCGCCAGCAAAAACAGCTGCTGAATTTAAATACGAACCTGAGCCTTGGGTGCGCCTCTCAAGAACAGGTGGAGTTGTGAATTACGCGTTTGGTGTTGCAACACCTGTGGACCAAGAACTCAATTACCCCGGTTTATGGATTGAGCAGGATGAGTTTGTAATTCGCAAAATTCGCTTTCCCAATCAGGCTGAAATGAGCGCGCAAAATTACTCACAGTTTGCACGCGGCCTACAGTATCCTCGCCAGAGAACTGTTCGCTGGGGAAATAATACTGTGAATATTCGCCTCATAAGCGCTTCCGCACGCCCAGCAACCAGCGCGAACCTTCTAGCACCCGCTTCACTTGATACAAATACAGTTGTCGATGGAATTCAATCCGCTCCTGCGCGTAATACAGTGATGGAGTTCTACTCGAGGTTCCGATGA
- a CDS encoding primosomal replication factor Y (COG1198 Primosomal protein N' (replication factor Y) - superfamily II helicase), with the protein MSSHSLWRVAVEAPLFDSLTYSSDLPLQRGQAVVVPLGKRKANGVVLDATTEVPNFEVRSVDSIIEDYAPLPETYVRWIEWLAQYYMHPVGQVAQSSFPPLKKATKERKSSRPPVIPELSADTALHMTEEQDACFQAISKHQEFSTHLVFGVTGSGKTEIYLRLLEETLKSGKRGLVLVPEISLTPQLIQRFARRFGDKIAALHSQLTDRERTNQWWDIVDNKKSILIGARSALFCPIKDLGLIIVDEEHETSFKQDEKLKYNGRDAAVMLAKMMNCPIVLGSATPSLETWKNAVEGKYFLHTLKKRVANRSLPTVEVVDLRQNKDDDEEKKRINSSHSFLPFWLSTELYENMKRTLEKGDQAALFLNRRGVAQMVLCPGCGYTCECPNCDISLTLHGRTHLVCHYCDYHENLKEQCPECKEGELKPIGLGTELLEQDLSKLFPDKRVARADRDEIQSREDLEDLISDMETGEIDILVGTQMIAKGLDFPKLKLVGLVLADVGFNLPDFRATERSFQLMTQMSGRSGRHVQEGEDPGKVFIQTFNIHHESVIYAQTHDFEGFAKNELVTREQLAYPPYGKMISLRIQGIHLNKVEEATRLLSRRAHALKGQFAQYEGIDILGPAEAPIAKLRNQYRFHLLIKSRQPQLANPFTRQLLGNQDWIPSGVKILVDVDPMSLL; encoded by the coding sequence ATGAGTTCTCACTCTCTTTGGAGAGTCGCTGTTGAAGCTCCGTTATTCGATTCCCTAACTTATAGCTCTGATCTTCCACTACAAAGAGGACAAGCTGTTGTTGTACCTCTTGGTAAACGCAAAGCTAATGGAGTTGTATTAGACGCAACCACAGAGGTGCCCAATTTTGAAGTGCGCTCTGTTGATTCTATCATTGAAGATTATGCTCCACTGCCAGAAACATACGTCCGCTGGATTGAGTGGCTCGCTCAATATTATATGCACCCCGTAGGACAAGTTGCACAGTCTTCATTTCCGCCGCTAAAAAAAGCGACGAAAGAGCGAAAATCCTCTCGTCCTCCAGTCATCCCAGAGTTGAGCGCCGACACGGCTTTACATATGACTGAAGAGCAAGATGCTTGCTTCCAAGCCATTTCAAAACATCAAGAATTTTCAACTCACCTTGTTTTTGGAGTGACCGGATCTGGAAAGACTGAAATCTACTTACGCCTTCTTGAAGAAACACTGAAGTCAGGCAAGCGAGGACTTGTCCTTGTACCTGAGATTTCATTAACACCTCAGCTCATCCAACGGTTCGCTCGTCGCTTCGGAGACAAGATTGCAGCCCTGCACTCTCAACTCACAGATCGCGAAAGAACCAATCAATGGTGGGATATTGTCGATAATAAAAAGTCTATTCTTATCGGCGCACGCTCTGCACTCTTCTGTCCGATTAAAGATTTGGGCCTAATCATTGTCGACGAAGAGCACGAAACTAGCTTCAAACAAGACGAAAAACTAAAATATAACGGACGTGATGCCGCTGTGATGCTGGCCAAGATGATGAACTGCCCAATTGTTTTGGGTTCGGCCACGCCCAGTTTAGAAACATGGAAGAATGCTGTTGAAGGAAAGTATTTTCTTCACACCTTAAAAAAACGTGTCGCCAATCGCTCTCTACCCACAGTTGAAGTTGTCGATTTAAGACAAAACAAAGATGATGACGAGGAAAAAAAGAGAATTAACTCTAGTCATTCATTCCTCCCATTTTGGTTGAGCACTGAACTCTATGAGAATATGAAGCGCACTCTAGAAAAAGGAGATCAGGCAGCCCTTTTTCTCAATCGCAGAGGCGTTGCACAGATGGTTCTCTGCCCTGGATGTGGCTACACATGCGAGTGCCCTAACTGCGATATCTCATTAACTCTGCATGGGCGTACTCATCTTGTATGTCACTACTGTGATTACCATGAAAATCTAAAGGAGCAATGTCCTGAGTGTAAAGAGGGGGAACTTAAGCCTATTGGCCTCGGCACGGAACTCTTAGAACAAGATCTTTCAAAACTTTTTCCAGATAAAAGAGTCGCAAGAGCCGATCGAGACGAAATCCAATCACGTGAAGATCTAGAGGATTTAATCTCTGACATGGAGACCGGTGAGATTGATATTCTCGTTGGCACTCAGATGATTGCTAAAGGGTTGGACTTTCCAAAGCTTAAACTTGTGGGCCTAGTCCTTGCGGATGTTGGCTTTAACCTTCCCGACTTTCGCGCCACAGAAAGAAGCTTTCAGCTAATGACTCAAATGAGTGGGCGAAGTGGCCGCCACGTCCAAGAAGGTGAAGACCCAGGAAAGGTTTTCATCCAAACTTTTAATATTCATCATGAGAGCGTTATCTATGCTCAGACCCACGACTTTGAAGGATTTGCAAAAAATGAACTCGTCACAAGAGAGCAACTGGCTTACCCACCTTATGGGAAGATGATCAGCCTGCGCATTCAAGGTATCCACCTCAATAAAGTCGAGGAAGCAACTCGACTCTTGTCGCGACGAGCTCATGCCTTAAAGGGGCAGTTTGCTCAATATGAGGGAATCGATATTTTAGGTCCTGCTGAGGCTCCGATCGCTAAGCTCCGCAACCAGTACCGCTTTCACTTACTAATAAAGTCGAGACAGCCTCAACTGGCCAATCCTTTTACCCGTCAGCTTCTTGGAAACCAAGACTGGATTCCTTCGGGCGTAAAAATTTTGGTCGACGTTGATCCAATGAGTTTGCTTTAA
- a CDS encoding hypothetical protein (COG1233 Phytoene dehydrogenase and related proteins) translates to MAHIYDYAIIGSGLTGLSIAATLSRHTDNIALIEAADAPFGSNKVVNFPNGPINNGLRFMPSSISSEKSIRFIESLIGKSIIKDSREDAPVTYEGGDFKTFLGFGDNPPAFYEELAYFTHTNQLELSVQPHEWTKLLFEQFKGDFLPRSYVTKFNSENDQVTHITLNGSKSLHAKNFIFTGTVKDLAILLPEEALSIRNRTKLSKNAYWTGLCLDICHTGEVTERTAMHVLNGTTQDEIGPCVGMFHPSQNIDGEVSQNSQWMTFIESELTEDSEVVGAALKKIKRQIKRAYPEALDNLKLERIFVTPIISGHGDLKLNANLSIPSLENLWVGSATMHEQKNLVGAILQAEMIVAALGFQDVSLTTDSEQLETQI, encoded by the coding sequence ATGGCTCATATATACGATTACGCAATTATTGGAAGTGGTTTAACTGGATTAAGTATCGCTGCGACTTTAAGTCGCCATACGGATAACATCGCCTTGATCGAAGCTGCGGATGCTCCATTTGGCTCTAACAAAGTGGTGAACTTTCCAAATGGCCCGATCAACAACGGCCTGCGCTTTATGCCCTCTTCAATTTCTTCTGAGAAATCAATCCGCTTCATTGAGAGCCTGATTGGAAAATCCATCATCAAAGACAGTCGCGAAGACGCACCTGTTACCTACGAGGGCGGCGACTTTAAGACGTTTTTAGGCTTTGGTGATAATCCTCCAGCGTTCTACGAAGAGCTTGCTTATTTCACTCATACAAATCAACTTGAATTATCCGTTCAACCGCACGAATGGACAAAGCTTTTATTTGAACAGTTCAAAGGCGACTTCTTGCCTCGCTCTTACGTGACTAAGTTTAACTCTGAAAACGATCAAGTTACTCACATCACATTGAATGGTTCGAAAAGCCTTCATGCTAAAAACTTCATCTTTACTGGAACCGTGAAAGACTTAGCTATTCTTTTACCAGAAGAAGCTCTTTCGATTCGCAACCGCACGAAACTTTCTAAGAACGCATACTGGACAGGTCTCTGCCTTGATATTTGCCACACTGGTGAAGTTACAGAAAGAACGGCTATGCACGTTCTTAATGGAACAACTCAAGACGAAATCGGCCCTTGCGTTGGAATGTTCCATCCTTCACAAAATATTGATGGTGAAGTTTCACAGAACTCTCAATGGATGACTTTCATTGAAAGCGAACTGACGGAAGATAGCGAAGTGGTCGGCGCGGCTCTTAAGAAAATCAAAAGACAAATCAAACGCGCTTACCCGGAGGCACTTGATAATCTTAAACTCGAAAGAATTTTTGTGACGCCAATTATTTCTGGTCACGGCGATTTAAAGCTCAATGCTAATCTATCGATTCCAAGTCTTGAGAATCTTTGGGTGGGCTCAGCAACTATGCACGAACAAAAAAATCTTGTTGGAGCTATATTGCAAGCCGAAATGATTGTTGCAGCTCTAGGCTTTCAAGATGTCAGCCTAACGACTGACTCAGAGCAACTTGAGACGCAGATTTAG